In Kryptolebias marmoratus isolate JLee-2015 linkage group LG22, ASM164957v2, whole genome shotgun sequence, a single window of DNA contains:
- the selenou1a gene encoding selenoprotein U 1a isoform X2: MSTFWSGLEEELFEMGMWSVGLGAVGAALAGIFLANTDLCLPKGAKASLEYLEDADLRSTVEAEKVVKAKSLWEKNGAVVMAVRRPGUFLCREEASELSSLKPQLEELGVPLVAVVKENLGAEIQGFRPHFAGDVYIDEQKRFYGPLQRRMGGLGFVRLGVWRNFIRAWKSGHQGNMNGEGFVLGGVFVIGAGSQGILLEHQEKEFGDKVEIADVLQAAKKIVPQK, translated from the exons TGTCTACCTTCTGGTCCGGACTGGAGGAGGAGCTGTTTGAGATGGGGATGTGGTCGGTGGGTCTGGGGGCCGTCGGAGCCGCCCTGGCCGGGATCTTCTTGGCGAACACTGATCTGTGTCTTCCGAAAGGCGCAAAAGCATCACTGGAGTATCTCGAAGATGCCGATCTGCGTTCCACGGTGGAAG ctgAGAAAGTCGTCAAAGCAAAGAGCCTGTGGGAGAAGAACGGGGCTGTGGTGATGGCCGTGCGGCGACCTGGATGATTTTTGTGCAGAGAG GAGGCCTCTGAGCTGTCCTCTCTGAAACCCCAGCTGGAGGAGCTCGGGGTCCCCCTGGTCGCTGTGGTGAAAGAAAACCTGGGCGCAGAGATCCAGGGCTTCAGACCGCACTTTGCTGGGGACGTCTACATCGATGAGCAG aAGCGTTTCTACGGCCCTCTGCAGAGACGGATGGGGGGTTTGGGCTTCGTCCGCCTTGGAGTGTGGAGGAACTTCATCCGTGCCTGGAAGTCTGGTCACCAGGGCAACATGAACGGGGAGGGCTTCGTCCTGGGTGGGGTGTTCGTCATCGGAGCAGGAAGCCAG GGAATCCTCCTGGAGCACCAGGAGAAGGAGTTTGGAGATAAGGTGGAAATAGCCGATGTTCTTCAGGCTGCAAAGAAAATTGTTCCACAgaagtag
- the selenou1a gene encoding selenoprotein U 1a isoform X3, with amino-acid sequence MGMWSVGLGAVGAALAGIFLANTDLCLPKGAKASLEYLEDADLRSTVEAEKVVKAKSLWEKNGAVVMAVRRPGUFLCREEASELSSLKPQLEELGVPLVAVVKENLGAEIQGFRPHFAGDVYIDEQKRFYGPLQRRMGGLGFVRLGVWRNFIRAWKSGHQGNMNGEGFVLGGVFVIGAGSQGILLEHQEKEFGDKVEIADVLQAAKKIVPQK; translated from the exons ATGGGGATGTGGTCGGTGGGTCTGGGGGCCGTCGGAGCCGCCCTGGCCGGGATCTTCTTGGCGAACACTGATCTGTGTCTTCCGAAAGGCGCAAAAGCATCACTGGAGTATCTCGAAGATGCCGATCTGCGTTCCACGGTGGAAG ctgAGAAAGTCGTCAAAGCAAAGAGCCTGTGGGAGAAGAACGGGGCTGTGGTGATGGCCGTGCGGCGACCTGGATGATTTTTGTGCAGAGAG GAGGCCTCTGAGCTGTCCTCTCTGAAACCCCAGCTGGAGGAGCTCGGGGTCCCCCTGGTCGCTGTGGTGAAAGAAAACCTGGGCGCAGAGATCCAGGGCTTCAGACCGCACTTTGCTGGGGACGTCTACATCGATGAGCAG aAGCGTTTCTACGGCCCTCTGCAGAGACGGATGGGGGGTTTGGGCTTCGTCCGCCTTGGAGTGTGGAGGAACTTCATCCGTGCCTGGAAGTCTGGTCACCAGGGCAACATGAACGGGGAGGGCTTCGTCCTGGGTGGGGTGTTCGTCATCGGAGCAGGAAGCCAG GGAATCCTCCTGGAGCACCAGGAGAAGGAGTTTGGAGATAAGGTGGAAATAGCCGATGTTCTTCAGGCTGCAAAGAAAATTGTTCCACAgaagtag